The following are encoded in a window of Coregonus clupeaformis isolate EN_2021a chromosome 34, ASM2061545v1, whole genome shotgun sequence genomic DNA:
- the c1qtnf9 gene encoding complement C1q and tumor necrosis factor-related protein 9A: MVGVRLRVALLLLLLAMRCIAHEEFKKNGCVCGHPGIPGDPGHNGMPGRDGRDGFRGDKGDRGEIGVTGPTGQSGPIGDKGDLGPAGLAGIKGKWGENGEKGPPGKMGPQGVSGPMGLKGQKGELGLPGPQGPKGDLGPLGPEGQKGEIGFQGVRGIQGPLGPPGRPGPKGDLGPPGFKGNIGYHGEQGNRGETGDKGEKGDTLFIPKSAFSVGLTEYTKLPPANVPIRFDKVIYNRQDRYDPQTGRFTCAVAGAYYFTYHITVFSRNVKVALVRNGVKVIHTMDNYQSSEDQAAGGAVLHLEKGDKVWLQVDGGELLNGLFADEDDDTTFSGFLLFGAD; the protein is encoded by the exons ATGGTGGGGGTCAGACTCAGAGTCGCTCTCTTGCTCCTCCTGCTGGCTATGAGGTGCATAGCACATGAAGAATTCAAGAAGAACGGATGTGTTTGTGGACACCCAGGAATACCAGGAGACCCAGGCCACAACGGAATGCCAGGCCGAGATGGACGAGACGGGTTCAGAGGTGACAAGGGAGACCGAG GGGAAATTGGCGTCACTGGACCAACAGGACAGAGTGGCCCCATAGGAGACAAAGGAGATCTGG GACCGGCTGGCCTGGCAGGAATTAAGGGAAAATGGGGtgagaatggagagaaggggCCACCGGGGAAGATGGGGCCCCAAGGAGTCTCAGGGCCCATGGGCCTCAAGGGCCAGAAGGGGGAGCTCGGGTTACCAGGACCCCAGGGGCCAAAAGGGGATTTGGGGCCTCTGGGACCTGAAGGGCAGAAGGGGGAGATCGGGTTCCAGGGGGTGCGAGGCATCCAGGGGCCCTTGGGACCCCCAGGACGACCAGGTCCGAAGGGAGACCTCGGCCCCCCAGGGTTCAAAGGCAACATTGGTTACCACGGAGAGCAAGGGAACCGGGGCGAGACAGGGGACaagggggagaagggggacaCATTATTCATCCCAAAAAGTGCGTTCTCAGTGGGTTTAACCGAATACACCAAACTCCCACCGGCTAACGTGCCGATCAGGTTCGACAAGGTGATCTACAACAGGCAGGACCGTTACGACCCACAGACCGGACGGTTCACCTGCGCTGTGGCTGGGGCCTACTACTTCACCTACCACATCACTGTGTTCTCCCGTAATGTTAAAGTAGCATTAGTGAGAAACGGGGTGAAGGTGATCCACACCATGGATAACTACCAGAGCAGTGAGGACCAGGCAGCAGGCGGGGCTGTCCTGCACCTGGAGAAGGGGGACAAAGTGTGGCTGCAGGTGGATGGAGGAGAGCTCTTGAACGGGCTGTTtgctgatgaagatgatgatacAACCTTctctgggttcctgctctttgGTGCAGATTAG
- the tagln3b gene encoding transgelin-3b, with translation MANRGPSYGLSKEVQEKIELKYNLDLEARLLDWIVAQCGGNLERPQPGRQNFQTWLMDGTILCRLINSLYPRGKEPIKKIPETQMAFKQMEKISQFLQAAEVYGVITTDIFQTVDLWEGKDMAAVQRTLMALGSVALTKDDGHYRGDRDWFHRKAQGYRREFSEDQLRQGQSLIGLQMGSNRGASQSGMTGYGSHRQIM, from the exons ATGGCTAACAGGGGACCCAGCTACGGGCTGAGCAAGGAGGTGCAGGAGAAGATAGAGCTGAAGTATAATCTGGACCTGGAGGCCCGGCTGCTGGACTGGATCGTAGCTCAGTGTGGAGGGAACCTGGAGAGACCACAGCCAGGCAGACAGAACTTCCAAACCTGGCTAATGGATGGAACA atTCTGTGTAGGCTCATCAATAGCCTGTACCCGCGTGGTAAGGAGCCCATCAAGAAGATTCCGGAGACCCAGATGGCCTTTAAGCAGATGGAGAAGATCTCCCAGTTCCTGCAGGCTGCAGAGGTCTACGGAGTCATCACCACAGACATCTTCCAGACCGTGGACCTGTGGGAAG GGAAGGACATGGCTGCGGTGCAGAGAACCCTGATGGCCCTAGGTAGTGTTGCCCTCACCAAGGACGACGGACATTACCGTGGCGACCGCGACTGGTTCCACAG GAAAGCCCAGGGTTACCGGCGGGAGTTCTCTGAGGACCAGCTTCGTCAAGGCCAGAGTCTGATTGGTCTTCAGATGGGCAGCAACCGCGGGGCCTCTCAGTCCGGCATGACGGGCTACGGATCACACCGCCAGATCATGTAG